In Rhodococcus sp. OK302, one genomic interval encodes:
- a CDS encoding HNH endonuclease family protein produces the protein MRTRGSTATLALILLCITTSCGWIGDSNSAPGSPIRSDLEQLLTHVSVVDTRPHPGGYQRGCGSGEACVFGQSWSDDQDAPGGHDGCDTRNNVLAQDLSSVIYKPDTHNCVVLSGTMTDPYSGEATSFDRQQARSVQIDHVYPLAAAWDFGAHSWPLPLRKRFANDTQLNLLAVNGPDNQAKGDSTPSEWLPPNPAYHCFYAGKYLTVAVSYGLPISRADHQTLTDLAANC, from the coding sequence GTGCGCACACGAGGTTCGACTGCAACGCTCGCACTGATACTCCTGTGCATCACAACTTCGTGCGGATGGATCGGCGATAGCAATTCCGCACCGGGCAGCCCCATTCGCTCTGATCTCGAACAACTGCTCACTCACGTTTCCGTCGTCGACACGCGTCCGCACCCCGGCGGATACCAACGCGGGTGCGGCAGTGGAGAGGCGTGCGTGTTCGGGCAGTCCTGGTCCGACGATCAAGATGCGCCGGGCGGTCACGACGGTTGCGATACCCGCAACAATGTTCTGGCCCAAGACCTTTCGAGTGTGATCTACAAACCTGATACCCACAACTGTGTGGTGTTGTCCGGCACCATGACCGATCCGTATTCAGGCGAGGCCACTTCGTTTGATCGGCAGCAAGCCAGGTCGGTCCAGATCGACCACGTCTACCCTCTTGCGGCAGCGTGGGACTTCGGGGCACACAGCTGGCCGCTCCCCCTCCGCAAAAGATTTGCCAACGACACCCAGTTGAATCTGCTGGCCGTCAACGGTCCCGATAATCAGGCAAAAGGTGACAGCACCCCCAGTGAATGGCTACCGCCAAATCCTGCCTACCACTGCTTTTACGCCGGCAAGTACCTGACGGTCGCAGTGTCGTACGGGTTGCCCATCAGCCGAGCAGATCATCAGACACTGACCGACCTCGCCGCCAACTGCTGA
- a CDS encoding DEAD/DEAH box helicase, with product MLHGLWSPGSGLKLWVDGHDGSGVDDPRDPVSAVLHRKFRHRVSVAMPPVPGGPLQSEYAAVALAPPDAVDLLLRFKPGDSRIAGDLHYLIHVVRGIDRWVRAGRVVPELSRAEGSWWPRWRLLIGERQRAWLGELVVAMPPVQRAVTSPRSILDDITRELTDAVVRRAIDGSGETVTTELWTALLQGDAFDSAPPRVAQGLTEWSETLTADEPELVLRLIEPELSDDIDLDTEALWRLQVCLRPEGEAPERIRLHRTDAARLQLGSRKLEEAVAAYPRFRDVPRDDDSLDLLLPTPVVMDLVGHGAIALQEKGITLLLPRAWSVVSPSLRVRVTSAASPIVAENRTVGLDQLVEYDWELALGDKVLTPDEMSRLVDAKSDLVRLRGEWVQADKEVLARAARFVSSRHSSGDRAIVELLKDLIADDLKDLPVEEVTATGWASALLDHSVKPTEVPVPATVNAVLRPYQRRGLDWLVYMSALGLGAVLADDMGLGKTLQLLALLAHEKSTTPTLLVCPMSVVGNWQREAARFVPSLRVYVHHGSDRATGTLLEDAVKKSDLVITTYALMTRDVAALKELQWRRVVLDEAQHIKNAKTSQARAARSIPAAHRVALTGTPVENRLDELRSILDFANRGVLGSEQMFRKRFVVPIEREKDELAVSRLRAVTSPFVLRRVKTDPSVITDLPEKFEMTVRANLSEEQAALYRAVVDEMMAQIKGTEGMKRKGAVLSALTKLKQVCNHPAHFLRDGSAVMRRGQHRSGKLGLIEDIVESVTADNEKVLLFTQFREFGELVVPYLAERFSTEVPFLHGGVSKAGRDNMVEAFQSGGGPPIMVLSLKAGGTGLNLTAANHVVHMDRWWNPAVENQATDRVFRIGQNKNVQVRKMVCVGTLEERIDSMIASKSELAELAVGTGENWVTEMSVEQLGELLRLGDDAVGE from the coding sequence ATGCTGCATGGACTCTGGTCACCGGGATCGGGGCTCAAACTCTGGGTAGACGGACACGATGGTTCCGGGGTCGATGATCCCCGTGACCCGGTCAGTGCTGTGCTGCACCGAAAGTTTCGGCATCGGGTGAGTGTTGCCATGCCGCCGGTTCCGGGCGGGCCATTGCAGAGTGAGTATGCCGCGGTCGCGTTAGCGCCGCCGGACGCAGTTGACCTGCTGCTTCGTTTCAAGCCGGGCGACAGCAGAATTGCCGGGGATCTGCACTATCTGATTCACGTCGTTCGCGGTATCGACCGGTGGGTGCGCGCCGGCCGCGTTGTCCCGGAGTTGAGCCGGGCCGAGGGCAGTTGGTGGCCACGCTGGCGGTTGCTGATCGGTGAACGCCAACGCGCGTGGCTGGGTGAGTTGGTTGTCGCGATGCCTCCCGTGCAGCGGGCGGTGACTTCGCCTCGATCCATCCTCGACGACATCACCCGGGAACTCACGGATGCCGTCGTGCGTCGGGCAATCGACGGTTCCGGTGAAACCGTCACCACAGAACTGTGGACCGCGTTGCTGCAAGGCGATGCGTTCGACAGTGCGCCGCCGAGAGTTGCTCAGGGATTGACGGAGTGGAGCGAAACCCTCACGGCGGACGAGCCCGAGTTGGTTCTGCGCCTCATCGAGCCAGAGCTCAGTGACGACATCGATCTCGACACCGAAGCGCTCTGGCGATTGCAGGTATGTCTACGTCCGGAAGGTGAAGCACCCGAACGTATTCGGTTGCACCGGACCGATGCCGCCAGATTGCAATTGGGCAGCCGAAAGCTCGAAGAAGCTGTCGCGGCTTATCCGCGGTTTCGCGATGTGCCTCGCGACGATGACAGTTTGGACTTACTGCTGCCGACGCCGGTCGTGATGGATCTGGTCGGTCACGGCGCTATTGCCTTGCAGGAGAAAGGGATCACGCTGCTGCTTCCGCGGGCGTGGAGTGTGGTGTCGCCGTCATTGCGGGTTCGGGTCACCTCGGCGGCGTCGCCGATCGTCGCGGAGAATCGCACGGTCGGGCTGGATCAGTTGGTGGAATACGACTGGGAGTTGGCGCTCGGAGACAAGGTGCTCACGCCTGACGAAATGAGCCGGCTGGTTGATGCCAAGTCTGATCTGGTGCGTTTGCGAGGCGAGTGGGTGCAAGCCGACAAAGAGGTACTCGCGCGTGCTGCTCGTTTTGTCAGCAGCCGGCATTCGAGTGGGGATCGGGCGATTGTCGAGTTGCTCAAGGACCTCATCGCGGACGATCTGAAAGACCTTCCCGTCGAGGAAGTAACGGCCACGGGGTGGGCGTCGGCGTTGCTGGATCATTCGGTGAAGCCGACAGAAGTTCCCGTTCCGGCCACAGTCAATGCGGTCCTGCGTCCGTACCAGCGCCGGGGACTCGACTGGCTGGTCTACATGAGTGCTCTCGGTTTGGGCGCGGTGTTGGCAGACGATATGGGCTTGGGTAAGACGCTGCAGCTTCTTGCATTGCTTGCACACGAGAAGTCAACAACACCAACGCTATTGGTTTGCCCGATGTCCGTGGTTGGCAACTGGCAACGCGAAGCGGCGCGCTTTGTTCCGAGCCTACGTGTGTACGTTCATCACGGCAGCGACCGGGCAACCGGGACGTTGCTGGAGGATGCTGTCAAGAAGAGCGATCTGGTCATCACGACGTACGCACTGATGACGCGCGACGTCGCCGCGCTCAAGGAGCTTCAATGGCGTCGTGTGGTCCTTGATGAGGCGCAGCACATCAAGAACGCCAAGACTTCTCAAGCGAGGGCCGCTCGAAGCATCCCGGCAGCGCACCGAGTGGCACTGACGGGAACACCGGTGGAAAACCGATTGGACGAACTCCGATCCATCCTCGATTTTGCCAACCGCGGGGTTCTGGGTTCGGAACAGATGTTCCGCAAACGATTTGTCGTGCCCATCGAACGGGAGAAGGACGAACTCGCAGTGTCACGGCTACGGGCCGTCACCTCGCCGTTTGTGCTTCGCCGTGTGAAAACCGATCCGAGCGTCATCACCGATCTTCCCGAGAAGTTCGAGATGACCGTCCGCGCAAACCTCAGTGAAGAGCAGGCTGCGCTGTATCGCGCTGTCGTCGACGAGATGATGGCTCAGATCAAGGGCACGGAGGGTATGAAGCGTAAGGGGGCGGTGCTTTCGGCTCTGACCAAACTCAAGCAGGTCTGTAATCATCCGGCGCACTTCCTGCGTGACGGATCTGCGGTGATGCGACGCGGTCAACATCGTTCGGGCAAACTCGGATTGATCGAAGACATCGTCGAGTCGGTGACGGCTGACAACGAGAAAGTGTTGCTGTTCACGCAGTTTCGGGAGTTCGGGGAGTTGGTTGTGCCGTACCTGGCGGAACGTTTCAGTACGGAAGTCCCGTTCCTGCACGGCGGGGTGTCCAAAGCCGGCCGTGACAACATGGTCGAGGCATTCCAGAGCGGCGGGGGACCGCCGATCATGGTGCTCTCCCTCAAAGCCGGGGGCACGGGCCTCAATCTGACCGCGGCCAACCACGTCGTACATATGGATCGATGGTGGAACCCAGCGGTGGAGAATCAAGCCACCGACCGGGTGTTCCGTATCGGCCAGAATAAAAATGTTCAGGTCCGCAAGATGGTGTGTGTCGGAACGTTGGAAGAGCGAATCGATTCGATGATCGCCAGCAAGAGTGAACTGGCCGAATTGGCGGTTGGTACCGGGGAGAACTGGGTGACGGAGATGAGCGTCGAACAACTCGGTGAACTGCTGCGACTCGGTGACGACGCGGTGGGCGAATGA